The following coding sequences lie in one Streptomyces venezuelae genomic window:
- the ehuC gene encoding ectoine/hydroxyectoine ABC transporter permease subunit EhuC: MSSEFFGNWFLPGIWITVQVTFLSAALAFVIAFPIGVLRTSRLWIVRFLAGAYFEIFRSTSSLVFMFWIAFTVPPLFNISFQPMFAGVLALGITYGAYASEIVRGALAAVPPAQREAGIALNFTPMQRLRRIELPQAWPEMIPPFNNLLIELLKGTSLVSLIAVADMTFAGDLLRLVKNESAPIYTLLLALYFVFAFILTRGMRLLERHAKKRVGQTPEKTSLFGGLRAKSSIDVVSGTGGAK, encoded by the coding sequence ATGTCGTCGGAGTTCTTCGGGAACTGGTTCCTGCCCGGCATCTGGATCACCGTCCAGGTCACGTTCCTCAGCGCGGCCCTCGCCTTCGTGATCGCGTTCCCGATCGGTGTGCTGCGCACGTCGCGGCTGTGGATCGTCCGCTTCCTCGCCGGGGCCTACTTCGAAATCTTCCGCAGCACGTCGTCGCTGGTCTTCATGTTCTGGATCGCGTTCACCGTGCCGCCGCTGTTCAACATCAGCTTCCAGCCCATGTTCGCGGGCGTCCTCGCGCTCGGCATCACGTACGGCGCGTACGCCTCGGAGATCGTGCGCGGTGCGCTCGCCGCGGTGCCGCCCGCGCAGCGCGAGGCGGGCATCGCTTTGAACTTCACCCCGATGCAGCGGCTGCGCCGCATCGAACTGCCGCAGGCCTGGCCGGAGATGATCCCGCCGTTCAACAACCTGCTCATCGAGCTCCTGAAGGGCACCTCGCTGGTGTCCCTCATCGCGGTGGCCGACATGACGTTCGCCGGTGACCTGCTGCGGCTCGTCAAGAACGAGAGCGCGCCGATCTACACGCTGCTGCTCGCCCTGTACTTCGTCTTCGCGTTCATCCTCACGCGCGGCATGCGGCTCCTGGAGCGGCACGCCAAGAAGCGGGTGGGGCAGACGCCGGAGAAGACGAGCCTGTTCGGCGGCCTGCGCGCCAAGTCGTCGATCGACGTCGTCTCGGGCACGGGGGGTGCCAAGTGA
- the ehuD gene encoding ectoine/hydroxyectoine ABC transporter permease subunit EhuD yields MNWNWDHVDEFMPLFWDGVELTLKALFFGTLIAFSLGLVWAVAQRSEKKWIRWPVTVVTEFIRNTPLLVQLFFLFYVVPEWGPSMSPLTTGIVGLGLHYSTYTSEVYRAGIEGVPAGQWEAATALSLSKRRTWTSVILPQAVRRVIPALGNYVIVMLKESPQMAAIGALDMLGQAQNYSQTTFTFEAISVVGVAFIVIAYPASLLLRVLERRLVR; encoded by the coding sequence GTGAACTGGAACTGGGATCACGTCGACGAGTTCATGCCGCTCTTCTGGGACGGTGTGGAGCTCACGCTCAAGGCACTGTTCTTCGGCACCCTGATCGCCTTCTCCCTCGGTCTCGTCTGGGCGGTCGCCCAGCGCTCGGAGAAGAAGTGGATCCGCTGGCCGGTCACGGTGGTCACGGAGTTCATCCGGAACACCCCGCTGCTGGTGCAGCTGTTCTTCCTGTTCTATGTGGTGCCGGAGTGGGGGCCCTCGATGTCCCCGCTCACCACGGGCATCGTCGGGCTCGGCCTGCACTACTCGACGTACACCTCGGAGGTCTACCGGGCGGGCATCGAGGGCGTACCGGCCGGCCAGTGGGAGGCGGCGACCGCGCTCAGCCTCTCCAAGCGGCGCACCTGGACGTCCGTGATCCTGCCGCAGGCGGTGCGCAGGGTGATCCCCGCGCTCGGCAACTACGTGATCGTCATGCTGAAGGAGTCGCCGCAGATGGCGGCCATCGGCGCGCTCGACATGCTGGGCCAGGCCCAGAACTACAGCCAGACGACCTTCACCTTCGAGGCGATCAGCGTGGTCGGTGTCGCCTTCATCGTCATCGCCTACCCGGCCTCTCTTCTTCTGCGAGTTTTGGAGCGTCGCCTTGTCCGCTGA
- the ehuA gene encoding ectoine/hydroxyectoine ABC transporter ATP-binding protein EhuA has protein sequence MSADSSTSQEIPNPAVDGSELIRFDKVVKRYGSNVVLDELDFSVASGKHVTLIGPSGSGKTTILRLLMTLVKPEQGTIKVGGKYLTHEEKNGKLVPAGEKHVREVRKNIGMVFQQFNLFPNMKVLRNITEAPVSVLGLSKDEAEQRARELLDLVGLGDRCDAYPTQLSGGQQQRVAIARALAMRPQVLLLDEVTSALDPELVAGVLDVLRDIAHTTDITMLCVTHEMNFARDISDQVLMFDSGRVIESGTPEKIFTEPEHERTREFLSAVL, from the coding sequence TTGTCCGCTGACAGCAGCACTTCCCAGGAAATCCCCAACCCGGCCGTCGACGGCAGCGAGCTGATCCGCTTCGACAAGGTCGTCAAGCGGTACGGCTCGAACGTCGTCCTCGACGAGCTGGACTTCTCCGTCGCCTCCGGCAAGCACGTGACGCTGATCGGGCCCTCGGGCTCCGGCAAGACCACGATCCTGCGGCTCCTGATGACGCTGGTGAAGCCGGAGCAGGGCACGATCAAGGTGGGCGGCAAGTACCTCACCCACGAGGAGAAGAACGGCAAGCTGGTCCCCGCGGGCGAGAAGCACGTCCGCGAGGTCCGCAAGAACATCGGGATGGTGTTCCAGCAGTTCAACCTCTTCCCGAACATGAAGGTGCTGCGCAACATCACGGAAGCGCCGGTCTCCGTACTCGGGCTCTCCAAGGACGAGGCGGAGCAGCGGGCCCGCGAACTGCTCGACCTGGTCGGGCTCGGGGACCGCTGCGACGCGTATCCGACGCAGCTCTCCGGCGGCCAGCAGCAGCGCGTGGCCATCGCGCGGGCCCTGGCGATGCGCCCCCAGGTGCTGCTGCTCGACGAGGTGACGTCCGCGCTCGACCCGGAGCTGGTGGCGGGCGTCCTGGACGTGCTCCGCGACATCGCGCACACCACGGACATCACGATGCTCTGCGTGACGCACGAGATGAACTTCGCGCGGGACATCTCGGACCAGGTCCTGATGTTCGACTCGGGCCGCGTCATCGAGTCCGGGACCCCGGAGAAGATCTTCACGGAGCCGGAGCACGAGCGCACGCGCGAGTTCCTGAGCGCGGTGCTGTGA
- a CDS encoding IclR family transcriptional regulator C-terminal domain-containing protein produces MALQHEAITPHRSVQSALRVLETVARHGTGVTAARIARDTGLPLDRLLPLLRMLTSEGYVEELTDDGTPGAYVTGETLSRLGSTRDHAEALREKLQRTLDGLRDSIGAAVYISRYVDGEVRVTDFAAGPRTPAVNEWVDFRSSAHASAVGKSLLTQLDVNGRRDHLSRHKMARLTSRTITNERVLLNRLASQPATVPVLDLQEYAVGTVCAAVPITAGSAVGCLALSLPVEHAHRLREAADTLNRGAAPVLLSLAI; encoded by the coding sequence GTGGCGTTGCAGCACGAGGCGATCACGCCGCACCGCTCCGTCCAGAGCGCCCTGCGGGTGCTCGAGACCGTCGCCCGGCACGGCACCGGAGTGACCGCCGCCCGGATCGCCCGCGACACCGGGCTGCCCCTGGACAGGCTGCTCCCCCTGCTGCGCATGCTGACCAGCGAGGGATACGTCGAAGAGCTCACGGACGACGGCACCCCGGGGGCGTACGTCACGGGTGAGACCCTCAGCAGGCTCGGCTCCACCCGCGACCACGCGGAGGCCCTGCGCGAGAAGCTGCAGCGCACCCTGGACGGGCTGCGCGACTCCATCGGCGCCGCGGTCTACATCAGCCGGTACGTGGACGGCGAGGTCCGCGTCACCGACTTCGCGGCGGGCCCCCGCACCCCCGCGGTCAACGAATGGGTCGACTTCCGCTCCTCCGCCCACGCCAGCGCGGTCGGCAAGAGCCTGCTCACCCAGCTCGACGTGAACGGCCGCAGGGACCACCTCTCCCGCCACAAGATGGCCCGCCTCACGTCCCGGACGATCACGAACGAGCGGGTCCTGCTCAACCGGCTCGCGTCGCAGCCCGCCACGGTCCCGGTCCTCGACCTCCAGGAGTACGCGGTCGGCACGGTCTGCGCGGCCGTCCCGATCACCGCGGGCTCCGCCGTCGGCTGCCTCGCCCTGTCCCTGCCGGTCGAGCACGCCCACCGGCTGCGCGAGGCGGCGGACACGCTCAACCGCGGGGCGGCGCCGGTGCTGCTCTCGCTGGCGATCTAG
- a CDS encoding DedA family protein: MDLMTLALPQEPAGGIAGWAADLVDTLGGPGAGLAIALENLFPPLPSEVILPLTGFAAGQGVISLASALFWTTLGSVVGAAALYWIGVLFGRERMHALWAKLPLVKASDLERTEAWFAKHGTKAVLLGRMVPIFRSLISVPAGVERMRLPVFLSLTALGSLVWNSVLVLAGYWLGDQWDVVETYVGLLSKAVLVLAVGAVAVYVAVRVRSRKGPGSTAEARHRRSR; encoded by the coding sequence ATGGACCTCATGACTCTCGCCCTCCCCCAGGAACCGGCCGGCGGCATCGCGGGCTGGGCCGCGGACCTCGTGGACACCCTGGGCGGTCCCGGCGCGGGGCTCGCCATCGCCCTGGAGAACCTCTTCCCGCCGCTGCCCAGCGAGGTGATCCTGCCGCTGACCGGCTTCGCCGCGGGACAGGGCGTGATCAGCCTCGCCTCCGCCCTGTTCTGGACGACGCTCGGCTCCGTCGTCGGCGCCGCCGCCCTGTACTGGATCGGCGTGCTCTTCGGACGGGAGCGCATGCACGCCCTGTGGGCGAAGCTGCCGCTCGTGAAGGCGTCCGACCTGGAGCGGACCGAGGCGTGGTTCGCCAAGCACGGCACCAAGGCGGTCCTGCTCGGCCGGATGGTGCCGATCTTCCGCAGCCTGATCTCCGTGCCGGCCGGTGTGGAGCGGATGCGGCTGCCCGTCTTCCTCTCCCTGACCGCGCTGGGCAGCCTGGTCTGGAACTCCGTGCTCGTCCTCGCGGGCTACTGGCTCGGCGACCAGTGGGACGTCGTCGAGACGTACGTGGGGCTGCTGTCCAAGGCCGTCCTGGTGCTCGCCGTCGGCGCCGTCGCCGTGTACGTGGCGGTGCGCGTGCGGTCGCGGAAGGGTCCGGGGTCCACCGCCGAGGCCCGCCACCGCCGCTCCCGCTAG
- a CDS encoding sensor histidine kinase: MRVAGVLVGCLTALLGLLYFVVAGAALGAFLLWPRTRVRAHALLAAGARRLTALERGRRSLFFHDVFPEHRADDRQTLRYLAARTYSGLLCAVVVGLVDFGAVLAGIFAVGLTRSSMTWVDVLSQVVLGGTLLFLAVQGLRALTEQDARLARECFGPSERELLQRRIDELATSRAAVVRAVDVERRRVERDLHDGVQQRLVALAMLLGRARRGRTPERADALLEQAHKEAQEVLTELREVAWRVYPTALDSLGLREALGGVSERCAVPVRMEYDVPDPLPSAVETAAYFVVSEAVNNAAKHAAADEISVRVRQRGATLLVLVRDTGVGGADPAGSGLTGLGSRVAALDGTLHVDSPLGGPTTITAELPCA; the protein is encoded by the coding sequence ATGCGGGTCGCCGGGGTGCTCGTGGGGTGCCTGACCGCCCTGCTCGGACTGCTGTACTTCGTCGTCGCCGGGGCGGCACTCGGCGCCTTCCTGCTCTGGCCGCGCACCCGCGTCCGCGCCCACGCCCTGCTCGCGGCGGGCGCCCGCAGGCTCACCGCGCTGGAGCGCGGGCGCCGGTCCCTCTTCTTCCACGACGTGTTCCCCGAGCACCGCGCCGACGACCGGCAGACCCTGCGCTACCTCGCGGCCCGCACGTACTCCGGGCTGCTCTGCGCCGTCGTCGTCGGCCTCGTCGACTTCGGCGCCGTCCTCGCCGGAATCTTCGCGGTCGGCCTCACCCGGTCCTCGATGACCTGGGTGGACGTGCTGAGCCAGGTCGTGCTCGGCGGCACGCTGCTCTTCCTCGCCGTGCAGGGGCTGCGCGCGCTGACCGAGCAGGACGCCCGGCTGGCCCGCGAGTGCTTCGGCCCCTCCGAGCGGGAACTCCTGCAGCGCCGCATCGACGAGCTGGCCACCAGCCGCGCCGCGGTCGTGCGCGCGGTCGACGTGGAGCGGCGCCGGGTCGAGCGCGATCTGCACGACGGCGTCCAGCAGCGGCTCGTCGCCCTCGCCATGCTGCTCGGCCGGGCCCGCCGCGGCCGCACCCCCGAGCGGGCCGACGCCCTGCTCGAACAGGCCCACAAGGAAGCGCAGGAAGTGCTCACGGAGCTGCGCGAGGTCGCCTGGCGGGTCTACCCCACCGCGCTCGACAGCCTGGGTCTCCGCGAGGCGCTGGGCGGGGTGTCGGAGCGGTGCGCGGTCCCGGTGCGCATGGAGTACGACGTACCGGATCCGCTGCCCTCCGCCGTCGAGACCGCCGCGTACTTCGTCGTGTCCGAGGCGGTGAACAACGCCGCCAAGCACGCGGCGGCCGACGAGATCTCCGTGCGCGTACGGCAGCGGGGCGCGACGCTCCTCGTCCTCGTCCGCGACACCGGCGTCGGCGGCGCGGACCCGGCGGGCAGCGGGCTCACCGGTCTGGGCAGCCGGGTCGCCGCGCTCGACGGCACCCTGCACGTAGACAGCCCCCTCGGGGGTCCCACCACGATCACCGCGGAGCTGCCGTGCGCGTAA
- a CDS encoding response regulator transcription factor → MRVILAEDSTLLREGLVRLLAEEGHEVLAAVGDADALLREVEAHAPDVVVTDIRMPPDHTDEGLRAAVRIRELRPEIGVVVLSQYVERNYAAQLLTSSAERVGYLLKDRVAQVEEFLDALERVHAGGAAIDPEVVRQLLIRTTHVDPLTRLTPRERTVLEALAEGHTNAAIGEKLHISLSAVEKNLNAIFDKLGLHRTTGYSRRVLAVLRYLES, encoded by the coding sequence GTGCGCGTAATCCTCGCCGAGGACTCGACCCTGCTGCGGGAGGGCCTGGTCCGGCTGCTCGCCGAGGAGGGCCACGAGGTCCTCGCCGCCGTGGGCGACGCCGACGCGCTGCTGCGCGAGGTCGAGGCGCACGCCCCCGACGTCGTCGTCACCGACATCCGGATGCCGCCCGACCACACCGACGAGGGCCTGCGCGCGGCGGTGCGGATCCGTGAACTGCGCCCGGAGATCGGCGTGGTCGTCCTCTCCCAGTACGTGGAGCGCAACTACGCCGCCCAGCTGCTGACTTCGAGCGCGGAACGGGTCGGCTACCTCCTCAAGGACCGGGTCGCCCAGGTCGAGGAATTCCTGGACGCGCTGGAGCGGGTGCACGCCGGGGGCGCCGCCATCGACCCGGAGGTCGTACGGCAGTTGCTCATCCGCACCACCCACGTCGACCCGCTGACGCGCCTCACCCCGAGGGAGCGCACGGTCCTTGAGGCGCTCGCCGAGGGCCACACCAACGCGGCCATCGGCGAGAAACTGCACATCTCCCTGAGCGCGGTCGAGAAGAACCTCAACGCGATCTTCGACAAGCTGGGTCTGCACCGGACCACGGGGTACAGCCGCCGGGTGCTCGCGGTGCTGCGGTATCTGGAGTCCTGA
- a CDS encoding AMP-binding protein gives MEPTGATVAELVQARWGDHRTGLRHAGGELTHHQVAAGAAARAALLADLLPRHAAPHIGVLLDNTPEYPLWLSAAALAGAAVAGINPTRRGPELARDILHTDCAVLVTERAHLHLLDGLDLPGVRLLVTDTDAYADLLAPYADATPDIAPTVHPGSRMLLYFTSGSTGAPKAAICSQGRLAAAGRSLVAHFGVRADDTHYICMPMFHGNAVIADWAPALAAGAGVALRARFSASRFLTDVREFGATYFTYVGRAVQYLLATPERPDDRENPLRVGFGTEAGAVDAARFEKRFGVRLVEGYGSSEGGAAIQRTPGTPVGAIGRAAPGDDLAVVDPDTRRECETARFSESGRLLNGEAAIGELVNRGPNPFEGYWRNDEAQAERLRDGWYWTGDLFYRDGDGYLYFAGRTDDRLRVDSENLAAAMIENILARYEGAAAVAVYAVPDPVAGDQVMAAIAPPPDIPFDPLAFAEFLVTQPDLGTKMTPRYVRVVPHMPVTATNKVARGALRREGFRCSDPVWWRPPGASVYEPLEPVDVRALLDHYRAQGRDALLT, from the coding sequence ATGGAGCCCACCGGAGCAACGGTCGCGGAACTCGTACAGGCGCGGTGGGGCGACCACCGCACCGGCCTGCGCCACGCGGGCGGTGAACTGACCCACCACCAGGTGGCGGCGGGCGCGGCGGCCAGAGCCGCGCTCCTCGCCGACCTGCTGCCGCGCCACGCCGCACCGCACATCGGCGTCCTGCTCGACAACACCCCCGAGTACCCGCTCTGGCTGAGCGCGGCCGCCCTCGCCGGCGCGGCCGTCGCCGGCATCAACCCCACCCGGCGCGGTCCGGAGCTGGCCCGGGACATCCTCCACACCGACTGCGCCGTCCTCGTCACGGAACGCGCCCACCTGCACCTGCTCGACGGCCTCGACCTCCCCGGCGTCCGCCTCCTGGTGACGGACACCGACGCCTACGCGGACCTCCTCGCCCCCTACGCCGACGCCACCCCCGACATCGCCCCCACCGTGCACCCCGGCAGCCGCATGCTGCTGTACTTCACGTCCGGCTCGACCGGCGCCCCCAAGGCGGCGATCTGCAGCCAGGGCAGGCTCGCCGCGGCCGGACGCTCCCTGGTCGCCCACTTCGGCGTGCGTGCCGACGACACCCACTACATCTGCATGCCCATGTTCCACGGCAACGCGGTCATCGCCGACTGGGCCCCCGCGCTGGCCGCGGGCGCGGGCGTGGCACTCCGGGCCCGGTTCTCCGCCTCCCGGTTCCTCACCGACGTACGAGAGTTCGGCGCCACGTACTTCACCTACGTGGGCCGCGCGGTCCAGTACCTCCTGGCCACGCCCGAGCGGCCCGACGACCGCGAGAACCCCCTGCGGGTCGGCTTCGGCACCGAGGCGGGAGCGGTGGACGCGGCACGCTTCGAGAAGCGGTTCGGGGTGCGGCTCGTCGAGGGGTACGGATCCTCCGAGGGCGGCGCCGCCATCCAGCGCACCCCGGGCACGCCGGTCGGGGCGATCGGCCGCGCGGCCCCCGGCGACGACCTCGCGGTCGTTGACCCGGACACGCGCCGCGAGTGCGAGACGGCCCGCTTCAGCGAGTCCGGCAGGCTCCTGAACGGCGAGGCGGCGATAGGGGAGTTGGTGAACCGCGGGCCCAACCCCTTCGAGGGGTACTGGCGCAACGACGAGGCCCAGGCGGAACGCCTGCGCGACGGCTGGTACTGGACGGGCGACCTGTTCTACCGCGACGGCGACGGCTACCTCTACTTCGCGGGCCGCACGGACGACCGGCTGCGCGTGGACAGCGAGAACCTGGCGGCGGCGATGATCGAGAACATCCTCGCGCGGTACGAGGGAGCGGCGGCCGTCGCGGTCTACGCGGTACCGGACCCGGTCGCGGGCGACCAGGTGATGGCGGCGATCGCCCCACCCCCCGACATCCCCTTCGACCCCCTCGCCTTCGCCGAATTCCTCGTCACCCAGCCCGACTTGGGCACGAAGATGACGCCCCGCTACGTGCGCGTGGTCCCGCACATGCCGGTGACGGCGACGAACAAGGTCGCACGCGGTGCCCTGCGCCGCGAGGGCTTCCGCTGCTCCGACCCGGTCTGGTGGCGCCCGCCCGGCGCATCCGTGTACGAACCACTTGAGCCCGTGGACGTGCGGGCCCTGCTGGACCACTACCGCGCCCAGGGCCGCGACGCCCTTCTGACGTGA
- a CDS encoding DUF3592 domain-containing protein codes for MEFMFYALPGIIVLGALFAGAKVVRRSTELSRAWNSGLTAEARCLRTYTTTSGSDDSISTTLHHVYEFLTREGRSVRFEEENGPATTVEGDIVTVHYTAARPEAATAHAPRPFAMAAGTVGMLCFLGLIVAFCVFFMMTAHSMFAADDMFTDMP; via the coding sequence ATGGAGTTCATGTTCTACGCCCTGCCCGGAATCATCGTCCTAGGGGCGCTCTTCGCGGGGGCGAAGGTGGTCAGGCGCTCGACCGAGTTGAGCCGCGCCTGGAACAGCGGACTCACCGCGGAGGCGCGCTGTCTGCGCACGTACACGACGACCAGCGGCAGCGACGACAGCATTTCCACGACGCTGCACCACGTCTACGAATTCCTCACCCGCGAGGGCCGTTCCGTCCGCTTCGAGGAGGAGAACGGCCCGGCGACGACCGTCGAGGGCGACATCGTCACCGTGCACTACACGGCCGCACGCCCCGAAGCCGCGACCGCCCACGCGCCGCGCCCCTTCGCGATGGCGGCGGGCACGGTGGGGATGCTCTGCTTCCTCGGCCTGATCGTGGCGTTCTGCGTCTTCTTCATGATGACCGCGCACTCCATGTTCGCGGCCGACGACATGTTCACCGACATGCCGTGA
- a CDS encoding lytic polysaccharide monooxygenase: MRNKKMYAAMVGLGTVGAFALSAGGASSHGYTDLPASRQINCAKGVVANCGSIQWEPQSVEGPKGFPAAGPADGKICSAGVAGFDQLNSPKAPNGGAWPTTKVSGGQNYTFRWQFTARHRTSDFKYYITKQGWDDSKAVTRSALETTPFLNVPYNSQQPPATLSHSGTIPGGRSGHHVIVAVWTVADTANAFYACSDVQF, translated from the coding sequence ATGCGAAACAAGAAGATGTACGCGGCCATGGTCGGCCTCGGCACGGTCGGCGCGTTCGCGCTTTCCGCCGGTGGCGCGAGCAGCCACGGTTACACGGACCTGCCGGCGAGCCGGCAGATCAACTGTGCGAAGGGCGTGGTGGCCAACTGCGGTTCCATCCAGTGGGAGCCACAGAGCGTCGAGGGGCCCAAGGGCTTCCCGGCGGCAGGTCCTGCCGACGGCAAGATCTGTTCGGCGGGCGTCGCCGGCTTCGACCAGCTCAACTCGCCCAAGGCGCCGAACGGCGGCGCATGGCCGACGACGAAGGTGAGCGGCGGCCAGAACTACACCTTCCGCTGGCAGTTCACCGCGCGCCACCGCACCTCGGACTTCAAGTACTACATCACCAAGCAGGGCTGGGACGACAGCAAGGCGGTGACCAGGTCCGCCCTGGAGACCACGCCGTTCCTCAACGTCCCGTACAACAGCCAGCAGCCGCCCGCGACCCTCTCGCACAGCGGCACGATCCCCGGCGGCCGCAGCGGCCACCACGTGATCGTCGCCGTCTGGACGGTCGCGGACACGGCGAACGCGTTCTACGCCTGCTCGGACGTCCAGTTCTGA
- a CDS encoding nucleoside/nucleotide kinase family protein yields MENTGEVDKGSGLADLAADARRLTDGGVPRAVLGLAGPPGTGKSTLARALVERIGADAAYLPLDGFHLSNAQLARLGLTARKGSEPSFDVAGYVALLRRVLADPGHDIYVPDYDRTLNEPIAARHVVPPGARLVITEGNYLACDLPGWREARALMGECWYVDSPGEVRQKRLMERQLAGGRTPEGAAEWIATNDGPNGELVETSRRRCGRIVSTIGMDMFN; encoded by the coding sequence ATGGAGAACACCGGTGAAGTGGACAAGGGGAGTGGGCTCGCGGATCTCGCCGCCGATGCCCGGCGGCTGACGGACGGCGGTGTCCCGCGCGCCGTCCTCGGCCTCGCGGGCCCGCCGGGCACCGGCAAGTCGACGCTCGCGCGGGCCCTCGTCGAGCGGATCGGCGCGGACGCCGCGTATCTGCCGCTGGACGGGTTCCACCTCTCCAACGCGCAGCTGGCGCGGCTCGGCCTCACCGCCCGCAAGGGCTCGGAGCCCAGTTTCGACGTGGCGGGATACGTCGCGCTGCTGCGCCGCGTGCTCGCCGACCCGGGCCACGACATCTACGTACCCGATTACGACCGCACGCTGAACGAGCCGATCGCGGCCCGGCACGTCGTCCCTCCGGGCGCCCGACTCGTGATCACCGAGGGGAACTACCTCGCCTGCGACCTGCCCGGCTGGCGGGAGGCGCGGGCGCTGATGGGGGAGTGCTGGTACGTGGACTCACCTGGAGAGGTACGTCAAAAGCGCCTGATGGAGCGGCAGTTGGCGGGCGGACGGACGCCGGAGGGCGCCGCGGAGTGGATCGCCACGAACGACGGACCCAACGGTGAACTCGTGGAGACCTCACGCCGACGATGCGGACGGATCGTCTCCACGATTGGTATGGACATGTTCAACTAA
- a CDS encoding SPFH domain-containing protein → MSATAAPQPQSPQSDGVREAGTRPPRVIQSEATTEIPVHLLFRDDPDDATGVPLAPAVVRRRQGSGEQPRVTRRSTPYVTAPVARPVPDVDPALVARRARVLPGLAGVLGGCAGVAGCALSLWWAGVLPEPALRVTGLPWYEGAGLGAAQWASLAGSGTLGLFGFGGLARGRVGRAWVLTLFGRYRGTVRRTGLMWVNPLLLRRRVDVRLRHWRSEPMPAVDRSGVALRVVLLVVWRVKDPARATLAVEDHQEYLRECVEATTARVLSRLPADAFHEDGPTLRDADAVGAALTRALAADAEAVGVEVFSAQPTRIEYAPEVAAVMQRRRVAALDARHRDTVLTSVVDSVEDTVTRLTTRGLVELDDYERKALVKDLTVAFYTGHGEHR, encoded by the coding sequence ATGAGTGCGACGGCAGCTCCACAGCCCCAGTCCCCGCAGTCCGACGGGGTGCGCGAGGCCGGCACGCGCCCCCCGCGGGTCATTCAGAGCGAGGCGACCACCGAGATCCCCGTGCACCTTCTCTTCCGGGACGATCCGGACGACGCGACGGGCGTTCCGCTCGCGCCCGCCGTCGTGCGGCGCAGGCAGGGGTCCGGGGAGCAGCCGCGGGTGACGCGGCGCAGCACGCCGTACGTGACCGCGCCGGTCGCCCGGCCCGTGCCCGACGTCGACCCGGCCCTCGTGGCGCGGCGGGCCCGTGTCCTGCCGGGCCTCGCCGGGGTGCTCGGCGGGTGCGCGGGTGTCGCCGGGTGCGCGCTTTCGCTGTGGTGGGCGGGCGTGCTGCCGGAGCCCGCGCTGCGGGTGACGGGGCTGCCCTGGTACGAGGGTGCCGGGCTCGGCGCCGCGCAGTGGGCGTCGCTCGCCGGGTCGGGGACGCTCGGCCTCTTCGGGTTCGGCGGTCTCGCGCGCGGGCGGGTCGGGCGGGCCTGGGTGCTCACCCTCTTCGGCCGCTACCGGGGCACGGTCCGCCGCACCGGCCTCATGTGGGTCAACCCGCTGCTGCTGCGCCGCCGTGTCGACGTACGGCTGCGGCACTGGCGGAGCGAGCCGATGCCGGCGGTGGACCGCAGCGGCGTCGCCCTGCGCGTCGTGCTCCTCGTGGTGTGGCGGGTCAAGGACCCGGCGCGGGCGACGCTGGCGGTCGAGGACCACCAGGAGTACCTGCGGGAGTGCGTGGAGGCGACCACGGCACGGGTCCTGTCGCGGCTCCCCGCCGACGCCTTCCACGAGGACGGCCCGACCCTGCGCGACGCGGACGCCGTCGGTGCCGCACTGACCCGGGCGCTGGCCGCGGACGCGGAGGCGGTGGGCGTCGAGGTCTTCTCGGCGCAGCCGACCCGTATCGAGTACGCCCCGGAGGTCGCCGCCGTGATGCAGCGCCGCAGGGTGGCCGCCCTCGACGCGCGGCACCGCGACACCGTCCTGACGTCGGTGGTCGACTCGGTCGAGGACACGGTGACGCGGCTGACCACGCGGGGGCTCGTGGAGCTGGACGACTACGAGCGCAAGGCTTTGGTGAAGGACCTGACGGTGGCGTTCTATACGGGGCATGGAGAACACCGGTGA